The proteins below are encoded in one region of uncultured Campylobacter sp.:
- the fdh3B gene encoding formate dehydrogenase FDH3 subunit beta — translation MSEFNDNNRLKFYCDDDRCIDCNGCAVACDEAHELPLGIRRRRVITLNEGVPGKEISTSIACMHCEDAPCSLVCPVDCFYIRADGVVLHDKDICIGCGYCLYACPFGAPQFPREGVFGAKGSMDKCTMCAGGPLPTNSEAEREEYGQDRISEGKVPVCAAMCSTKALLVGESAMIEKIYGDRVKARGYGFKDLKQTPTWKLAYYAGDRLKIKS, via the coding sequence ATGAGCGAATTTAACGATAACAATAGACTTAAATTTTACTGCGACGACGATAGATGTATCGACTGTAACGGCTGTGCAGTGGCTTGCGACGAGGCTCACGAGCTGCCTCTTGGCATCCGCCGCCGCCGCGTCATCACGCTAAACGAAGGCGTACCTGGTAAGGAAATATCAACCTCGATAGCCTGCATGCACTGCGAGGACGCTCCGTGCTCGCTGGTTTGCCCGGTTGATTGTTTTTACATCAGAGCCGACGGCGTCGTGCTACACGACAAAGATATCTGCATCGGCTGCGGATACTGTCTATACGCGTGTCCGTTCGGCGCGCCCCAGTTCCCGCGCGAGGGAGTGTTTGGCGCCAAAGGTTCGATGGATAAGTGCACGATGTGCGCAGGCGGTCCGCTACCGACAAATAGCGAAGCCGAGCGTGAAGAGTACGGCCAGGATAGAATTTCAGAAGGCAAAGTACCTGTTTGCGCGGCAATGTGTTCTACAAAGGCACTGCTAGTAGGCGAATCGGCTATGATAGAAAAAATCTACGGCGATAGAGTTAAGGCTCGCGGCTACGGCTTTAAAGACCTAAAACAAACTCCGACCTGGAAGCTCGCCTACTATGCTGGCGATAGGCTTAAAATAAAATCTTAA
- a CDS encoding molybdopterin dinucleotide binding domain-containing protein gives MNIPDGYPVGSGALSEVPDEVYPCLFTTGRKVYHYHTGTMTRECPALEYGAGIEGALIEVSPDIARERELEEGCYALVQNKRGQIAAKLRVNPDLKEGTIFTTFHYSEADGNELANAGDPDPLSGITPLKMTIANIRRLSEEEFIKFREQNEMSMHSANPYLSPVRA, from the coding sequence ATGAATATCCCGGACGGCTATCCGGTCGGTAGCGGCGCGCTTAGCGAAGTGCCCGACGAGGTATATCCGTGCCTATTTACGACCGGACGCAAGGTCTATCACTACCACACCGGCACGATGACTAGGGAGTGTCCGGCTCTTGAATACGGTGCTGGTATCGAGGGCGCGCTTATAGAGGTGAGTCCCGATATCGCTCGCGAGAGGGAGCTAGAGGAGGGCTGCTACGCGCTCGTACAAAACAAACGCGGCCAGATCGCGGCCAAACTACGCGTAAATCCGGATCTAAAAGAAGGCACGATATTTACGACCTTCCACTATAGCGAGGCCGACGGTAACGAGCTAGCCAACGCGGGCGATCCCGATCCGCTCTCAGGCATCACGCCGCTAAAGATGACGATAGCAAACATCAGGCGTCTAAGCGAAGAGGAGTTTATCAAATTTAGAGAGCAAAACGAGATGTCGATGCACTCGGCAAATCCGTATTTATCGCCTGTTAGAGCGTAA
- a CDS encoding YolD-like family protein translates to MNKDRAKIFSSFNPLSTLEKALKAQEREKSEKLDLDESKIEEILNKISKLKPADEIKLTYHDGQGYANIEELVSNVNLTDKSLTVVKTKVGFGDVYEVRVVL, encoded by the coding sequence GTGAATAAAGATAGAGCCAAGATCTTTAGCTCGTTTAATCCTCTCTCTACCCTAGAAAAAGCCCTAAAAGCCCAGGAAAGAGAAAAGAGCGAAAAGCTAGATCTGGACGAATCAAAAATAGAAGAAATCCTAAATAAAATATCCAAACTAAAACCCGCCGACGAGATAAAGCTAACCTACCATGACGGGCAGGGCTACGCGAATATAGAGGAGCTAGTCTCAAACGTAAACTTAACGGATAAGAGCCTAACGGTAGTAAAGACGAAGGTGGGGTTTGGGGATGTCTATGAGGTAAGGGTTGTTTTGTAA
- a CDS encoding helix-turn-helix domain-containing protein, translated as MSEDYITPAELFEKFKIPLQTQAKWRMNGNNKIKIPFIKLGRRIVYKRSSIEEFLDSLEKNKVKT; from the coding sequence ATGAGTGAAGATTATATAACGCCGGCGGAGCTCTTTGAGAAATTTAAAATTCCGCTTCAAACGCAAGCGAAGTGGAGAATGAACGGTAACAATAAAATAAAAATACCGTTTATAAAACTAGGTCGTAGAATCGTTTATAAGCGATCAAGCATAGAAGAATTCTTAGATAGCCTAGAAAAGAATAAGGTAAAAACGTAA